Sequence from the Microbacterium sp. 1.5R genome:
CCGAGCGCGTTGCCGATGTTGGTCACGAGCCGGCCCGACAGCATCCAGGCGAAATCCCGATCGCGCAGCGATGCCAGCAGATGACGATCACGCGTCACCGGAGTCGCGTCGACGGCCGCGGGCGGATCGGGCAGAAGCAGCGCTGCACCGATTCCCACCGTCGCGATGATCCCGGCGAGCAGCAGGTACCCCTCACGGATGCCGAGCCCGAGGAGCACCACGAGCCCGACGCCGAGCACGATGCCCACCGCCTGACTGGAGCCCACGGCGGCGGATGCGGCGCCACGCTGCGTCGGAGGAAGCTGGTCCGCTATCAGTGCGGTGAAGGCGGCCGACGACACCGCGACGCCGATCGACACACCGACCCAGGCTCCTCCCACGGCCCAGGGCCCCTCACTGAAACCGGTCACCACGAGGAACAGCGCGGTGACGAGCACGCCACCGATCGCCCATGGTCGCCGACGCCGCCGTCCGACGGCCGCGCGATCCGACAGCGCCCCGGCCAGCGGGCCCGCGACGATCCCTGCGAGACCGCCGATGCCGAGCACCAGCCCGGACGAGATGACGCCGGGTATCCAGTCCTTCTCAGACGTGTTCAACTGCAAGGGGAGGAGCAACTGGACCGGAGTGAGCTGCACCGTCCAGATCGCCAGCCAGGCGAGGGTGAAGACGGTCATCCATGGCGGTCCGACTCTCCGCAGAGCGGACACCGGCGATCCGGATGGGAGGGCGGGGCTCATGTCGCTCCTTGACGTCGGGGTCGCGACGCGAGTGTCGGGATATTGATGATTGTGCACCCACACGCACCGACACCGCATCAGTGACGAGGACACCTCGCTCGTTTAGGGTGAACCGCCCGGATGCTGGTAGAGTTGGTTCTTGGCTTGCGTGTGGGTTCTTCCCTCACGACCGCCGAGTGGAAGCCCTCTTCTTCTGCCGGCATTTCCTAACAACTCCGTACAGAAAGCGTCCACACGTGGCAAACATCAAGTCGCAGATCAAGCGCAACAAGACCAACGACAAGGCTCACGAGCGCAACAAGGCCGTGAAGAGCGAGCTGAAGACGCACATCCGCGCGACCCGCGCCGCTGTCGTCTCCGGTGACAAGGCTGCAGCCGAGGCTGCTCTGAAGGCTGCCTCCCGCAAGCTCGACAAGGCCGTCAGCAAGGGTGTCATCCACCAGAACCAGGCTGCGAACCGCAAGTCCTCCATCGCCAAGCAGGTCTCCGCTCTCTGAGCCGATTCCACGCCTGACGGTGTGACAAGAGCCCGTCCCGTTCGCGGGGCGGGCTCTTTCGCGTGCTCGGAACCGTGTGTGCCAGCGATCTCGACGGACGAGGCAGCTGCCGCGCGTCAGACCGCGCTCACTCGCCGAACGGCTGGCGGGTGGCGATGACGGTGAGCATCCGCTCGAGAGCGAAGATCGGGTCGCGGGCGGCACCCTTGACTTCGGCATCGGCGCGCGCCGTCGCCTGGATGGCCATTCCCAGCGAACGCTCGTTCCATCCGGCGAGGTCGCGTCGCGCACGGTCGACCTGCCAGTCCTTCATTCCCAGTCGCTGCGCGAGCTGACGGCTCGGCTCGCGGTTTCCGGCGACGCGCGCCATGGTGCGCAGCTTCATGGCGAACGCCGCGACCATCGGCACGGGGTCGGCGCCGGAGGCGAGGGCATGGCGCAGGGCCACGAGAGCCTCGCCATAGCGTCCGGCGATCGCCGTGTCAGCGACGACGAAGGCAGAGACTTCGACCCGCCCGCCGTAGTACTTGGTGACGACTTCTTCGGTGACATCGCCCTCGACGTCGCCGATCAGCTGCTGGCATGCCGCCGCGAGCTCGGTGAGGTCATCGGCGAAGGCCGAGACCAGAGCGCGCAACGCAGGCGGGGCGATCCGCTTCTTCGCCGCAGAGAACTCGCCGGCAGCGAAGTCGACGCGGTCGCCGTCGCGCTTGATCGCAGGGCACGGGATCTCGATGCCGTCGCCCGTCCCGGCGCGCACCGCATCGAGCAGCTTCTTGCCGCGGACGCTGGCCCCGGTGTGGCGCAGGATCACTGTCG
This genomic interval carries:
- the holA gene encoding DNA polymerase III subunit delta: MAASRTPSRGGTKAAKVPQVSWRDPRPAPVVLVFGPEEVCAERAIAGVRDYLRTEDPALEVTDVRADDYAPGTLLALTSPSLFGEPRLVRVSGVEKCSDAFLQEAVSYLDHPQEGATVILRHTGASVRGKKLLDAVRAGTGDGIEIPCPAIKRDGDRVDFAAGEFSAAKKRIAPPALRALVSAFADDLTELAAACQQLIGDVEGDVTEEVVTKYYGGRVEVSAFVVADTAIAGRYGEALVALRHALASGADPVPMVAAFAMKLRTMARVAGNREPSRQLAQRLGMKDWQVDRARRDLAGWNERSLGMAIQATARADAEVKGAARDPIFALERMLTVIATRQPFGE
- the rpsT gene encoding 30S ribosomal protein S20, which translates into the protein MANIKSQIKRNKTNDKAHERNKAVKSELKTHIRATRAAVVSGDKAAAEAALKAASRKLDKAVSKGVIHQNQAANRKSSIAKQVSAL
- a CDS encoding MFS transporter; the protein is MSPALPSGSPVSALRRVGPPWMTVFTLAWLAIWTVQLTPVQLLLPLQLNTSEKDWIPGVISSGLVLGIGGLAGIVAGPLAGALSDRAAVGRRRRRPWAIGGVLVTALFLVVTGFSEGPWAVGGAWVGVSIGVAVSSAAFTALIADQLPPTQRGAASAAVGSSQAVGIVLGVGLVVLLGLGIREGYLLLAGIIATVGIGAALLLPDPPAAVDATPVTRDRHLLASLRDRDFAWMLSGRLVTNIGNALGTALFLFFLLHGLHQETTVAQDNLLLLIVVYTLFVVLASVFTGVFSDRTGNRRSLTILATLVQAASGVVIAVVPTFEATMVAAALMGLGYGAFSTVGLAFAADLLPGERDHARDLGIVYVTAALGQLIGPVLGAGLVALVGGFWLVFAAAAVLSLVGGALTALARQPAREPLPHP